AAGGAACCAATGCTGCCAGTGTTGCCGACGATGATCCACGTTTGATGATCATTAGTGGCGGAATCGGCGATTGGACTGCGGCCGGCTACACACCAATCACCGTTGATCCTCTGAAACAGAAAGGTATGCCGAATGGCTTCGACCAGGCGATGCTAGACAAGCTGGAAGGACAGGCAGTTATATTACCCAAAACGTATTCCCGCATTAATGTAAAAATGTTACAGGATTCTGATCCATACATGATCATGAACTATGGAGAAGTGGAGTTACTACTTGCTGAAGCCATTGAGAGAAAAATCGGCACAGGTATTGCTGGAACTGCCAAGTCGCATTATGATGCTGGTGTGAAGGCATCGATGCAAATGTATACACCTTATGATGCTTCATTGACTGTTTCCGATGCAGCCGTAACTTCTTATCTTACGACTTACCCTTATGGCGTGACCAAACCTGCATTGGAAATGATCGGAGAGCAGCTATGGGTGAACAAGTTCTTTAACTGGTGGGAAGCATGGTCGGACTGGAGAAGAACAGGGTTTCCTAAACTGACACCGACCAATTATCCAGGTAACGTAACGGGGGGAACCATCCCTGTAAGACTTAGATACCCTACTAACGAATTAGCAGGAAATCCAAATTATCAAACCGGCGCAACATTGCCGGACGAGTTTACTACCAAAGTTTGGTGGGACAAATAGTATAAATTAGTAGATATAATTCAAAAGATGTCCTGAATATTTTGGGGCATCTTTTTGTTTTTTATCCTAATTTTGAAACTCACGCCATTTCTACTCATTATCCATTCCAATATGATACAGTCATTTACAGCGACAGCCGATAAGGATGTTGTTTTTGCAAAAGTCCAGCAGTTTATAGACGAACAAGGGTTCACAGTGGTAAGTAAGGATCATTCCCGTCCGTGGGGTGGTTTTTTTGTTTTGGAAGAAAGTGAAGCTCCGAAGTTTATCTCCACATTTTTCCCTCACCTCTCGCTGGAAGACTTTGCCGGATATGAAAAACTAAGCCCAAAAATATTGGTAGTAGCACCTAATAAGCGTCTATCGTGGCAATATCATCACCGTCGTGCGGAAATCTGGAAAGTAATTGGCGGAAAAGCGGGAATCGTTATCAGCGATACAGATGAAGAAACGGAATTAAAGCAACTACCTATCGGCACTGTCATTAATTTGAAAAAAGGAGAACGTCACCGTTTGGTTGGTGTTGATGAGTGGGGCTTTGTTGCAGAAATCTGGCAGCATACCGATCCTAGCAACCCATCCGATGAAGACGATATTGTAAGGGTGCAGGATGACTTCGGAAGATAATAGCCTTTAGATTTACTAAACCACTTAACTCGACAACCATGAAATTCGGAAAAGTTGATGACCCAGATCATATTGATTTTACCTTACCTCCCGATCCGTCGGCCAACAAAAAACTTTTGGAAGCCGCAAAGCCGGAAGGTAAGCCGAATATTTACATTGGTTGCGCTAAGTGGAACAAGGCAGATCTTAAAAGTTTTTATCCCAAAGGTACCAAGGACGAACTCGCTTATTACGCGACCCAATTCAACAGTATCGAGCTAAATGCGACGTTTTACAATAACTTCCCGGTAGAAACCATCGAAGGCTGGTACAATAAAACGCCGGCAGGATTCAAGTTTTTCCCAAAACTGCATCAGGGTATCAGTCACTGGAAACGGCTGAAAGAAGCAAAGGAGCAAACAGACATTTATCTGGATGGCATTGCGAATTTGCAAGAAAAGCTGGGTATGCTGTTTCTGCAGTTGCCGGACAATTTTGGCCCAAAAAACTGGGAAGCATTGAAAGCCTATCTTGAAGAATGGCCCTCAGGCTTCCCACTGGCGCTGGAACTAAGGCATACCGGCTGGTACGACGGCACCTGGAATAGCGACGACCTTTACGATTTGCTGGAAAGGAAAAACATCACGCACATTGTTACCGATTCTGCCGGTCGTCGTGACCTGCTCCATATGCGCCTCACCACCCCAACTGCCTTCATACGTTACAATGGAGCCAATGTAGATTCCGACTATACGAGGCTGGACGATTGGTTTGAGCGCCTGAAACTTTGGGTAAATGAAGGAATTCAAAACATCTACTTCTTTGTCCATCAAAACCATGAGGAAGCTTCGCCGCTTTTGTCAGCCTACCTCATTAAAAAGTTTAACGATGAACTGGGGACCGGTTTGAAAATTCCGGCGGATCCGAAAAGTACTGCACAAGGCAAGATATTTTAAGAAAATGGCCCGGATTTAACCTCCGGGCCATTTTTATTTGAGTTCAAAGGCTACACCTTGCACGGGAAATATCAGATTTACTCCTAGTGAATTAGCTGATCTAAGCTGCTTTTTAATCGTCTCTTCGTTGTTGCCTGTTGGCTTAATGTGCGTTACGATCACATTTAGGCCTGTTACATTTTCCAATCCGCTCAGTTCAGCAAGCCGATTTAATTCTTTCATAAACCATTTGGGAGTCAGATGTCCGTATAGTTTTTTATCAGGTTGCTCATTGGGATATGATACTTCTAAAAATACCCCTTTCAGCTTTTTGGACTTTACTAACGGCGCTACTGCATTCCAGACCACTTTCATTTTGCCTGTTCCTTCCACATCATCGGATCCGGTATCTCCAAAATAAAGGATATGGTTCCCATTGTTAGAAATCAGAAAAGCAGCACTTTCGTAAGGATTAGAATGGCTTAGTTTGTAAGCTTTCATGACCATTTGCGTGTTGTCAATTGGGGTATGTACTTCCTCGGTCAAGACATTATATCTGTATTTTCTCAAAACCGGCGCATTACCGTCACTTCCCATATTGGGCCAGCTCTGCCAGTTGAAATAATGATTCTTGATCACTTCAATGCATTTGTCAAACCCATAAATATTCTTGGCAGTGTCATCAATGGAGTTAATGATCATTCCAGACAAATGATCGAGGTGCGGGTGCGAGATCAGGTAGGCTTTGAGGTATTGTTTCAAAACAATGTCAGGTTTCACATTGAAAACTCCATTTGCGATCGCCTTTTCAATTCCCTGGCTCACACTACCACCATCAAAACACACATAATCGTTCGAATTAGCAGGCGCGACCATATACGCCGACATATTGCCATCCATATTTCCACCTTTCACACCGAGCGGAACTACTTTAAAACCTCCCTGTGCAAAAGATGATGAAAACGAAAGGAGTAAGAGACAAAGGAAGCTGGCTGCTCGCATGATTTTATGTTCGGAAATTACCTGGCAATATTCATTAATAATTCGCAATTGACGAAGTGGGTAACGTTAATTTCTGCGTCAGTTAGCCTGGAACATCGTAAATTGTAGCCTCAGAAATGTAATTTATGACACGCATCAAACGTACCAACAGCGACGATCCCGATTTTCAAAAACTGACGCAGGCCCTGGACGTCGAACTATGCAGGATATACAATACACAACAAGCTGACTACGAAGAATTCAACCGCA
The genomic region above belongs to Dyadobacter pollutisoli and contains:
- a CDS encoding phosphoheptose isomerase — protein: MIQSFTATADKDVVFAKVQQFIDEQGFTVVSKDHSRPWGGFFVLEESEAPKFISTFFPHLSLEDFAGYEKLSPKILVVAPNKRLSWQYHHRRAEIWKVIGGKAGIVISDTDEETELKQLPIGTVINLKKGERHRLVGVDEWGFVAEIWQHTDPSNPSDEDDIVRVQDDFGR
- a CDS encoding DUF72 domain-containing protein; translated protein: MKFGKVDDPDHIDFTLPPDPSANKKLLEAAKPEGKPNIYIGCAKWNKADLKSFYPKGTKDELAYYATQFNSIELNATFYNNFPVETIEGWYNKTPAGFKFFPKLHQGISHWKRLKEAKEQTDIYLDGIANLQEKLGMLFLQLPDNFGPKNWEALKAYLEEWPSGFPLALELRHTGWYDGTWNSDDLYDLLERKNITHIVTDSAGRRDLLHMRLTTPTAFIRYNGANVDSDYTRLDDWFERLKLWVNEGIQNIYFFVHQNHEEASPLLSAYLIKKFNDELGTGLKIPADPKSTAQGKIF
- a CDS encoding 3',5'-cyclic-nucleotide phosphodiesterase: MRAASFLCLLLLSFSSSFAQGGFKVVPLGVKGGNMDGNMSAYMVAPANSNDYVCFDGGSVSQGIEKAIANGVFNVKPDIVLKQYLKAYLISHPHLDHLSGMIINSIDDTAKNIYGFDKCIEVIKNHYFNWQSWPNMGSDGNAPVLRKYRYNVLTEEVHTPIDNTQMVMKAYKLSHSNPYESAAFLISNNGNHILYFGDTGSDDVEGTGKMKVVWNAVAPLVKSKKLKGVFLEVSYPNEQPDKKLYGHLTPKWFMKELNRLAELSGLENVTGLNVIVTHIKPTGNNEETIKKQLRSANSLGVNLIFPVQGVAFELK